The genomic segment AATTCAGATAGAAAAAGGATAAGAAAGCAAAATTAAAGGAGAGATAATAATCATGGCAAAAATGTATTATGATTCAGATGCAAATTTAGAAGTACTCGCAAAGAAAACGATTGCGATTATGGGTTACGGAAGTCAAGGACATGCACATGCTCAAAATCTTCATGACTCAGGATTAGACGTTATCGTTGGTCTACGCGAAGGCTCTCGTCGGTGGAAACAAGCTGAAGAAGCAGGATTAAAAGTTATGACTGTTTCTCAAGCTGCTGAAAAAGCGGATGTAGTCATGATACTCCTTCCAGATGAAAAACAAGCTGAAGTTTATGATACCCAAATCAAACAATATATGACCCCTGGTAAAGCTCTTGCCTTTGCACACGGTTTCAATATTCATTTTGGACAAATCATTCCTTCAAGTGATATTGATGTCTTCATGATTGCTCCAAAGGGCCCAGGGCATATGGTTCGCAGAACTTATGAAGAAGGTGCTGGAGTTCCTTGCTTGATCGCAGTTCATCAAGATGCTACGGGTAAAGCGCATGACATAGGAATGGCTTATGCCAAAGGAATCGGTGGTACACGAGGCGGAGTTTTGCAAACAACCTTTAAAGAAGAGACTGAAACCGACCTCTTTGGTGAACAAGCTGTTCTTTGCGGTGGAGTTACCGAACTGATGAAAGCCGGCTTTGAAACTTTGGTTAATGCGGGTTATCAACCAGAAAGCGCTTATTTTGAGTGTCTACATGAAATGAAATTGATTGTAGATTTAATCAATGAAGGTGGATTTGGCTGGATGCGTTATTCCATTTCCGATACGGCTCAATATGGAGACCAAATGATCGGTAAACGGATTATTACAGATGAAACTCGTAAGGAAATGAAGAAAGTTCTCGAAGAAATTCAAGATGGAACCTTCGCCAAGAATTGGTTAATGGAAAACAAAGTAGGTCGTCCTCAATTCAATGCTATTGCCCGTCGCGAACAAGAGCATCAACTCGAAAAAGTCGGTGCTGAAATTCGTAGCATGATGCCTTGGTTGAAAAAACACTAATATTTCTTATTAAGAATATGAATAAACGGAGCTGTAAGTCTTTAAAATAGCGTATAAAAACATAGTATGGTCTCAAGAACTTCAGGTGGAGTCTAAAACTCCGCCTGAAGTCAATTTCTATATTTAGGGAGTATCTCAAGTCTAGAGGTGAGGAGGTTCATATATGCGCCAAATCGATATTTTTGATACGACATTAAGGGATGGAGAGCAATCTCCGGGTGTGGCCTTAAATCCTGGTGAAAAAGTGCAGATCGCTCGGCAACTCGCAAAGCTAGGTGTCAATGTTATTGAAGCCGGATTTCCTATCGCTTCGCCAGGAGATTTTGAAGCGGTTAAACGAATAGCAGAGGAGGTCCGTCAAGTTTCAATCTGTGCTTTGGCGAGAACCCAAGCGCAAGATATTGAGAGAGCTTGGGAAGCAATTTTAAAGGCGGAAAGCCCGAGGATTCATACATTTATCGCAACTTCTCCGATTCATATGCAGTATAAATTGAAGAAATCTCCTGACGCTGTGTTGGAACAAGCGGTGGCTGGGGTTAAACTGGCAAAATCCAAGGTAGCAGACATTGAATTTAGCGCAGAGGATGCTTCACGCAGTGATGTCGATTTTCTGGGGCGCGTATTCTCTGCAGCGATTAAGGCAGGCGCAACCGTGCTCAATATTCCAGATACGGTCGGATATGCAACACCGGATGAATTTGCTCAGTTCCTTAGGGCTGTTATGGAACGTACGGAGGGTATTGAGAAGGTCAAGGTTAGTGTGCACTGCCATAATGACTTAGGGTTAGCGGTTGCTAATTCGCTAGTTGCTGTTCAAGCAGGGGTTCATCAGCTTGAAGGTGCTATCAATGGAATTGGTGAACGTGCAGGAAATGCAGCTGTCGAAGAGCTTGCAATGGCTTTAAAGACGCGACGTGATCAATATCAAGTTGAAACGACGATCAACAGTAAAGAAATTGCGCGCACCAGTCAAATGGTAAGTCGGTTGACAGGGATGATAGTTCAGCCGAATAAGGCAATTGTCGGAAAAAATGCCTTTGCACATGAGTCGGGGATCCATCAAGATGGCGTTTTAAAAGAACGCTCAACGTATGAGATTATGTCTCCGGATTCGATTGGTCTAGATATGGATACCATCGTTCTAGGCAAACATTCAGGACGACATGCTGTGCGGGAACGACTAACTGAATTGGGACTCGAAGTTGATGAGGCACGTATGGATGAAGTCTTTAAGGAATTTAAACTTTTAGCAGAACGGAAAAAAGAGGTGACATCTGCGGATTTGTTTTCCTTGGTTGACACACATGTACATGATGTTCCTGAAATCACCTTAGAATACTTGCAAGTTTCCAGCGGTACTCAAATTGTACCTACCTCAACTTTAGGATTGAATTATAAAGGTCAGCGCTTTGAGGATGCAGCTTGCGGAGATGGTCCTGTGGATGCGGCTTATAAAGCGATTGATAAAATCTTAGGAATAGATCATAAACTCCTTCGTTACGCTCTTCAAGCGATCGATGGAGGTGAAGATGCTCAAGGGGAAGTCACCATCAGCGTTCAGTTTAATGAACATACTGTTGGTGGACGCGGCGTAAGTACGGATATCATTGAATCCAGTATTAAAGCCTATATCCAAGCTGTTAATCGGGCGTCTGAACGAGGCTGGATTTCTATTAAGATCGGGGGTAATTGAAACAGTGGGTATGACAATTACAGAAAAAATCTTAGCTGATCATGCCGGACTTACGGAAGTTGTTCCAGGACAATTAATTACAGGAAAGCTTGATCTTGCACTAGCAAATGATATTACCGGTCCAGTAGCGATTCAAGAATTTGCAAAGTTTGAAACGGATAAAGTGTGGGATCCGGCAAAGGTTGCTTTGGTTCCCGATCATTTTACCCCAAACAAAGATATTGCCTCAGCAGAATTGAGTAAATCCTTGCGCGTGTTTGCCAAAAATCAAAAAATTGTGCATTACTGGGAACAAGGACGAGTAGGGATTGAACATTGCCTTCTTCCTGAACAAGGGGTAACGCTTCCTGGAGATGTTATCATTGGTGCAGATTCACACACCTGTACTTATGGAGCACTGGGTGCTTTCGCTACGGGTGTAGGTAGCACTGACTTAGCAGCTGGATTGGCAACAGGCGAAGCTTGGTTTCGCGTTCCGGAATCGATAAAATTTATATTTAAGGGTCAAAACTTTCAACCTTGGGTTGGAGGGAAAGACCTGATTCTTTATACCATTGGCAAGATTGGTGTTGATGGCGCTCGGTACAAGGCGATGGAATTCTCTGGAGAGGGAATTGCGGCTCTGTCAATGGATAATCGTTTCACAATTTGTAATATGGCTATTGAAGCTGGGGCGAAGAATGGAATTATCGTCGCGGATGAGAAGACGCTCGCTTATGTGAAGGAGCGTGCCCAACGTCCGTTTAAGGTCTATGAAAGCGATCCTGATGCACAATACTCAGAGGTATTTGAATTTAATGTTGCTGATATTCCGCTCCAAGTAGCATTCCCTCATCTGCCAGAGAATTCGAAAGCCGTTGAAGAAGCACGCGGAATAAAGATCGACCAAGTCGTTATTGGTTCTTGTACGAATGGACGGCTGGAAGATCTGAGGATTGCAGCCGAAATTTTACGTGGGAAGAGCGTTCATCCTGATGTTCGTCTCATCGTAATTCCAGGGACGCAAAATATTTATAAGCAAGCCATGAAGGAAGGATTAATCGACATCTTTATTGATGCCGGAGCGGTTGTGAGTACTCCGACTTGTGGACCTTGTCTTGGTGGATATATGGGGATCCTTGCCAAGGGCGAGCGTGCCTTGTCGACGACGAACCGTAATTTTGTGGGTCGGATGGGACATCCCGAAAGTGAAGTTTATCTTTCTGGCCCAGCAGTTGCTGCAGCATCCGCTGTTAAAGGCGAAATTGTACATCCACAGGAGGTGGCGTAATGAGTAAGGCATGGAGATTTGGCGATGATGTGGATACAGATGTCATCATTCCAGCACGCTATCTGAATCAAACCTCACCTGAACATCTAGCCGCACACTGCATGGAAGATGCAGATACTCATTTTGCTCAGGCAGTTAAGGTTGGGGATGTTATAGTTGGTGGCAAAAACTTTGGATGTGGATCGTCTCGCGAGCATGCTCCTTTAGCCATTAAATCCGCAGGAGTTCAAGTAGTAATAGCAGAATCGTTCGCTCGGATTTTTTATCGGAATTCATTAAACATTGGGCTTCCTATTCTTGAATGTCCAGAAGCAGTACAGGGTATTCAAGCGGGAGATGATGTTTCTGTAAATCTATCAACGGGTGAAATTCAAAATATAACTCGGGGAGCGAGTTACCAAGCACGCCCTTTTCCACCATTTATGCAAGAGTTGATTAAAGCGGGTGGACTTATTCCTTATGTGAAAGGACGGAAGAACAATGCCTAAAATTGCAGTACTACCTGGAGATGGTATCGGACAAGAAATCATTCCTGAGGCAGTTAAAGTTTTAAAGACTGTCTTGGCGAATTCTCCGGAAGACTTCGAGTTTAAAGAGTATTGGGTTGGCGGTACCGCTATCGATAAATGTGGAAAAGCTTTACCTGAGGAAACCTTAAAAGGCTGCGAAGAAGCAGATGCTGTTCTGCTCGGTGCAGTAGGCGGACCGAAGTGGGATCACCTTCCTGCTGCAGAGCGCCCAGAAACAGCAGCTCTACTTGGCTTAAGAAAAGGGCTAGAGTTCTACGCCAATATTCGCCCTGTTAAAATGTTAGTAAGTTTGATTGATTCTTCAACACTAAAAAAAGAAATAGTGGAGAACGTTGATATGGTTGTCATTCGGGAACTTACGGGAGGCGTTTATTTTGGGGAGAAGAAGAGAATTGATAATCCTCTCTCCGCTTATGACATGATGTCTTATTCTGCTCCTGAAATTGAGCGGATTGTCCGTTTAGCTTTCGAAATCGCTCAAAATCGCCGGAAAAAAGTGTGTTCGGTTGATAAAGCGAATGTCCTCGAAACCTCGCGTCTCTGGAGAGAGATTGCAATCAAAGTCTCGAAAGATTTCCCAGAAGTAGAGCTATCCCATTTGTATGTTGATAATGCGGCAATGCAACTCGTTCGTTATCCCGAGCAGTTTGACGTTATTGTTACGGAGAATATGTTTGGAGATATCCTTACTGACTTAGCTTCAATGTTAGGTGGTTCGATTGGAATGTTGTCTTCAGCAAGCATGAATGGTAAAAAGGGAATGTATGAACCCGCTCACGGCTCGGCACCAGATATTGCCGGTAAGAATCTTGCTAATCCTTTAGCTACGATTCTATCTGCAGCTTTAATGCTGAGAAATACATTTGGACTTGAGGAAGAAGCACAAAAGATCGAAGCAGCGGTTACTAAAGTTCTCGCTCAAGGCTATCGAACGGCGGATCTTGCTCGTCCAGGGGATAAACGTATGGGGACAAAGGAAATGGGTGATGCCGTAGTCGCAGCACTGTAAAAAGGTTAACTTCAAGAAGCAGTGGATAATTGAATCTAGTTATGGTAATATAAGGTTAATTTAAATAACATTAAAATGCTGATGAACGACCTAAACGGTCTACTAGTTGCTTTTAGAAGAGAGAGTGGCGGATGCTGAGAGCTACTTAGGGCACAGGCCGAAACCCAGTCGTGAAGTGCTGATGCTAAATCAGACGGCTCCCACCGTTAATGGGCTAAAGTTGGCATAAGCAATTAAGGTGGTACCGCGGAAGGTTACTTTCGTCCTTGTAAAGAGGATGAAAGTAACCTTTTTGATTATTAAACATTGAGAGGAAGTAGAGTTATGCAAGCAATAGGTTTTATAGGCGCGGGCAATATGGCGGAGGCCATTATTCGTGGCTTGCGCGCAGTAGGAATCTCTAGTGAAATACGTGTGACGAATCGTTCAAATCAAGAAAAACTACAGAAAATGGCAGAACAGTATATGATCATACCTTCCACTCTTGAGAAAATCGTCAAAGAATCAGAGATTATCCTGCTTGCTGTGAAGCCAAAAGATATGCTCGGGGTCTTAAAGGATCTGCAAAAGGACCTGAAATCCAGTCAACTCCTTATTACCGTTGCCGCTGGAATACCTTTAAAAACTTATGAAATGAATTTACCTGGAATTCCTGTGGTGCGCGTTATGCCAAATACTTCAAGCTACGTATTGAAGTCCATGACTGGCTTAGTTCAGGGAAGTGTAGTTCATGAAAATCACAAGCGAATGGCTGAAGAAATTTTTCAAGCGGTCGGAAAAACACTATGGATCACTGAAGATAAATTGAATCCTTTGATGTCAATCAGTGGAAGCGGACCTGCTTACATCTATCTCTTCACAGAAACCTTAATACAAGCAGGAGTAAGTTCGGGACTTTCTGAAGTGGATGCGGAGATGCTTGCAAAAGAAACTTTATTTGGAGCATCTCAAATGTTGCAAGAATCAGGAAAATCACCTGCTCGTTTACGCGAAGAAGTGACTTCGCCTAAGGGGACAACTTTAGCCGCTTTAACTGTTTTTTGGGAAAAAGATCTGCAAGACATTGTTACGAGTGCGGCTAAGGCTTGTCAAGATCGGGCAGAAGAAATGGAAAGGGAGTATCAGGGGTGAGCCGAAGAATCGTTATTAAAATCGGAAGTAGTAGTTTGAATCATCCTACGGGTGGTTTAGATGATACCGCCATTGAAAATATCGTTAAGGTAATCTCTGAAATATGTACCCAGGGTATTGAATGCATCCTTGTTAGCTCTGGTGCTGTCGCGGCTGGGGTGGGTAAGCTAGGCCTCTCATCAAAACCTAAAGATATTGCAGGTAAGCAGGCAGTGGCTTCGATTGGACAAGGGGTTTTGATTGAAAAATATGCTCAGGTACTTGATAACTACGACTTGGTTGGTGCCCAAGTCTTACTCTCAAGAATTGATTTAGCCGATTCATCACGTTACAAAAACGCCCAAAATACATTAGAACAATTGCTTAAATTTAAAGCAATCCCGATTATTAATGAAAATGACACAGTCGCTGTTGAAGAGCTTTGTTTTGGTGATAATGATCGGCTTTCTGCGCTTGTCGCAGGAATTGTCCACGCCGATTTGCTAGTTATCTTTACGGATGTCGACGGCCTCTATACGTCAAATCCCAAGACCCACCCAGGCGCTCGCTTGATTGAAAAGGTTGAAGATATTACAAAAGTAAAAGGACTTGCTGGCGGTGCGGGATCCAAGTTGGGCACAGGTGGGATGATTACCAAGATTAAAGCTGCTGAAATTGCAACACGGTTCGGTATTGGAACCTATCTCGTGAATTCTAGTCGGATGAAAGATTTGCCCGCGTATTTTAAAGGAGAAAATTTATTAGGTACCTATTTTGTTCCTACTACTCATCGTTTGGTGGGGAAGAAAAGATGGATCGCTTATGGCGGACTTTCTGAAGGGAGTATCATTATTGACGAAGGAGCAGTTAAAGCATTAGCTAAAGAGGGTAAAAGTCTCCTTGCTACAGGGATTATCGGTGTTGAGGGAGAATGGGAGAGAAAAGAACTTATCCGGATAGTTAATGCCAAAGGAATGGAAATTGGTCGTGGCTTAGTGGAATTAAGTAGCGAAGAGGTTATCTGCACCCAGGGTAAACATTCTGAAGAAGTGTTAAGGCTTATCCCTGATCTCGAGGGATATGAAATTGTACACCGAGATAATATGACGTTAATGGTATGAAATGAATTGATTAAATTTAATTTAATTTAATGTGGCTATTTAGAAAGAGAAGATCTTGAAATCTTATTTAAGTTCGGAGGATGTTTATGAGCGAGTTTGATTCTGTACTTCTGAATATTGGACTGAACGCAAAAAACGCTGCGCGTAAATTGGGCTATATTGGGACAGCAGCCAAAAATGAAGCGCTTACAGAAATGGCAAACGCTTTGATTCTTCATGAAGAGGAAATTCTTCAGGCTAACAGCAGGGATATTGTTGCAGCTGAGAAGAAAGGAATCAAGAAAAGCTTAGTGAATCGTTTGCGCTTAAGCTCAGAAGGAATTCATCAAATTAGCGAAGCTTTACTCGATGTGGTCCATTTAGCGGATCCCGTTGGAGAGGGTGAATTTTGGACACGTCCTAATGGGTTAAGGATGCAGAAGATGAGAGTTCCGCTTGGGGTTGTGGCCATGATTTATGAGGCAAGACCCAATGTCACTGTTGATGCAGCGGCGCTTTGCTTAAAATCTGGGAATGCCGTGATTTTAAGAGGAGGCTCCGAGGCGATTGAAAGCAATAAAGTGTTAGCACGCGTTATTGCTAAGGCAGCAGAAAGTAAAGGGATGCCCGTAGGAACAATTCAACTCGTTGAAGAAACGTCACATGAATGGGTTCATCAAATTATTAAAATGAATCAGTATATCGATGTCGTTATACCTAGAGGTGGAGAAGGGTTAATCAAAACTGTGGTACAAAATGCAACTGTGCCAGTAATTGAGACAGGAACAGGAATTTGCCATGCCTATGTTGAGAAGGAAGCGGATATCAAGAAAGCAATCCCCATTGTGATCAATTCGAAAACTCAGAAACCTGGAGTTTGTAATGCCTTGGAGACTCTCCTTGTGGATCAGTGTATTGCTGAATCATTTTTACCCTTAATGGGTGAAGAATTGGAGAAGCATAACGTTGAAATTCGTGGCTGTGCGGAAACCTGTAGAATTCTTCCTTATGCAGTTCCAGCGACTGAAGAGGATTGGGCGACAGAGTATCTCGATTTGATCATCAGTGTTAGAGTTGTTAAAAATGTAGATGAAGCAATGGATCATATCTATCAATATAGTACCAAGCACTCTGAAACAATAATTACAGAAAACTATAGTATCGCTCAGAGATTCCAAAGGGAAGTGGATGCAGCAGCAGTATATGTCAATGCATCAACGCGATTTACGGATGGTGGACGCTTCGGTTTTGGCGCAGAAATTGGGATAAGTACTCAGAAACTTCATGCGCGTGGTCCTATGGGCTTAAAAGAATTAACGACTGTCAAATATCTCATTTATGGCGATGGGCATATTGTGCCTTAACCAGTGGGCGAGCGGCTCTGCCTTACTTGGACTGAAAAGTCCTAGTAAAGTTTGGTCGTTGCCAGGCAAACAAAAGCGAAGGGACTATATTAATAGTCCCTTCGCTTTTGTTTATTGTGTAAAAGTTTTTAAGGTTTTATTAGTTTGCTTAAGAAGTAAATTGTGATTATTGGACAACCTCGTAAGATTTGTCAGCACTCCACCCTTTGGCAAAGCCATCCATACCAAATCCGAAATTTAGACTCTTGGCGTTGATTCCATAGAGATTAAGCATGGAGTCTATCTGTCCAGCCGTTTGTCCGGTATAGCAATAGACAACTACAGTTTTGCCTTTGCCATTGTCTTTAATTGAATCAAGATTTTTCGCAATTTCTGGACCGTAAGGAATGTTCACAGCTCCTTTAATATGGCCTTTGGCGAAATCAGCTGCTTGGCGAACATCAACAATATAGTATTTATCTGCTTCTTTAGCTAGGGCATCTTTCATAGCAGGAAGATCGATCTTATAGGAGTCTTTTACTGTAGAACCAATTGCAGCAAAATATTTTTGGACTGCATCGTCAATTGCTTTACTCTTAGTAGCAACTGCTGTAGCTGTTGGCATTGGAGTTGCTTCAGTTACAGTCGGGTAGTTCTGTCCTAACCATCCTCTAGTCTCAAAGCCTGGAGTACCGCTACCACCCATTCCTGAGTTTAAAGAGACGGCGTTGATTCCGGCAGCATTGAGAAGTGAATCTGTTTGACCAGCTGTTTGGCCGGTATAACAAGTAACAACTAAAGTCTTATCTTTGGCAATAGCCCGGATGTTATCAAGGTTTTTCGCGATGTCTGGGCCATAAGGTACGTTTATAGCTCCCTTGATGTGGCCAGCAGCATAATCTTTTGCTTGACGAACATCCAATACTACATATTTATCAGGGGTTGTATCAAGCGCAGCTTTGAGATCTTTCTCAGGAATTTTATAAGAATTTTTAACAGTGGATCCAATATTACCAAAATAAGTTTCAATTGACCCTTTAATTGCTTTAGATGAGTCTTCCGCAGGAGCAGTTGCTGCTGTTGTATTTGTTGGAGTAGTGGCAGCTGGCTTTGCTTGACTGCATCCGGTAACGAGAAGGCCGACAATTAGGAGGTTTGATAAGAGAATAGATAAATTCCTTTTTTTCATGTCTGAGCACCCTTTCAAATTTTATTTTTTAAGTTTGGTTGGAAAACCATATATAACATATTCTCCAAGATGTGAAAAATCCCTCTATCACAATTTATAAACATTTATTATATAGCCATAAAATTAAACTATAGAACATTGTGCAGGAGAGAACATGTACATGGCGAATATAATATCCATAAACATCTGCAGAAAAATCTATTTTGCGTCTTTGGCTACATCGCAGCGTGTAAAAATGCAAAATGCAATTTCTGTAGTAGAGCCTACATGTTTCTTCTAAAACATGTAGGAATTAATTATTTAAGAGGAGGGCGAGTGATTTGAAAGCTAAGTCGAAGTCAATGAGATCGAAGAGTTTAATGTTTAGTTTTCTGTTGTTACTAGGTTTTGGCATGATTTTTTTATCCGGCTGCAGCAACAGTCAATCAACGGCGGGGCAGGATCCGCCAAAGGCTAATAGCAGCCAAGAACAGGCGAATGTTAACCAGACTGCCACTACCATGATTCCTGATACTGCTAAGGTATCGACCGATGAGTTGGATGCTGCTATGCAAGCTAATAAAGGGTGGCAGTTGATTGACGTTCGGGAATCCAGAGAATTTGCAGCAGGGCATATCAAGTTGGCGATTAATAGACCTTTGGCTGACTTGAAAAACAACCTTAACCAAATTAGTAAGGACAAAGAAATTGTACTAATCGATCTTAATGGTAGTCGTTCTGAGTCAGCGTGGCAAATATTGGTAGATAGCGGTTACGATAAAAACAAAGTTAAAGTTTTAACCGGGGGCATGCTGTACTGGAACGGTATTATCAGTTCAGCAGGTAGTAATAGCGTTAACAATAGTAGTAGCGGTAGTGCTGCGACAGCGCCTAAGCCTGAAGTCCAAGGAGTGGTTGGCGGTTGTTAATAAATGTTATTAAATTCTTATTATATTAGATGTCAGATTTCAACATGAATGGAGGGGAACGTATGAAACGTAGAAATTTCATAAAGGGTTTACTTTATGGAACTGGCGGTACCATGGCTTTCATGGGCGGGTTCGGAACCTTTAGTAACCTGAACAATCTCAAAGCTGAGGCGACAGATTCTGAAACAACAGTATTTTCTTCATGTGAAATATGTCGGAATCAGTGTCCTATTGCTGTTAAAGTCAAAGATGGGAAAGTCACTAAAATTGAGGGTAATCCCAATGATACAGCTTTTGGTGGCGTGATTTGTGCTAGAGGAAATGCAGGCCCGTCACTTCTTTATGACCCGCAAAGAATTAAAAAACCGATGATTCGTACTGGCGAACGGGGTTCTGGTAAGTTCAAAGAAGTAAGTTGGGATGAAGCATACACTTATATTGCCGATAAATTATATAACGTAAAAGACCAATTCGGCGGTGAAGCTATCGCTCTCGCAAGCCGTAAAGGACCCCATGATTGGTTTTTCCGGTCAATCGGGAAAGCGATGGGTTCGCCTAATACGTTTTCCCATGAAGCTTCTTGTCCACTAACTCGTAATGTGGCCTTAGATACTACCTTTGGAACTGAAGCGATTGCTGCTGATTATGGAAATGCTAAGTATATTATCTCTGTTGGACGAAACTGGTTTGAGGGAATTCAGGTTGCTCAGACTAGAGCAGTTTCCAAAGCAATCAGCAATGGAGCTAAACTTGTAGTCCTTGATCCGCGTTTTAGTGTCACTGCATCGAAAGGTGAATGGCTTCCAATTAAAGGTGCCTCTGATTTAGCCTTTGTTATGGCTATGGCCAATATCTTAATTAAGGAAAATTTGTACGATCAAGACTTTGTTTCGCAATATACGGTAGGGTTTGATAAATGGGCCGAAGCAGTTAAGGATAAAACTCCGGAGTGGGCAGAGAAAGAGACTGGAATTTCCAAAGACAAAATCATTCAGATAACCCGGGAGTTTGCAGCTGCAAAACCAAAGGCAATCTTAGACTTTGGTTGGCGGACAGCGTATACATCGAATGACTATCAACTGCGTCGTGCCATAATGATCGTTAATATGATGATTGGAAACTTTGAAGTTCCAGGGGGCTATTATCATAACAAAGGAGCAGGAGTCTTAAAAAAATTCCCAGATCAAGCTGCTTATGGTAAAAGCTTAGGGGGTATAGCTCAACCGAGTTTTCCTACGCCTTCAAAAGCGAGAATTGATGGTACAGGCGTTAAAGGAACACTAGGTCAAATCATTCCTGCTTATGATGGAGCTGTCGGGAAAATCGTAGAGAGCATCTTAACTGAAGATCCATACCCGATTAAAGCATGGCTTGTTCACCGTTTTAATCCCTATATAACAATTACTGAAAGTGAGAGGGTTTTAGAGGCATTCAAAAAACTCGATCTCTTGGTAACCTGTGATGTCTACATGACTGACACTGCATATTTTTCCGATGTAGTATTACCGGAATGTACGTATTTAGAGCGTTATGAACCCATTTTTGATATGTCAGGATTAACTCCTAAATTTGTCTTACGGCAGCCTGCAGTGCCGCTTGTTTATGCAGATACAAAACCATATTGGCAGATTTATAAAGAACTTGGAGAAAAGATGGGACTCGGTGACTATTTTGGCTATAAAGATATGGAAGACTATCTCACTCAAACACTTGCGCCAACGGGTATAACCTTAGATCAAATGAAGGAAAAAGGCGTTTGGACTCCTTCAGGTATGAAAGCGTTCTACGTTCGAGCTAACGATCCCAAAGCTTCTT from the Desulfitobacterium metallireducens DSM 15288 genome contains:
- a CDS encoding 3-isopropylmalate dehydratase small subunit; its protein translation is MSKAWRFGDDVDTDVIIPARYLNQTSPEHLAAHCMEDADTHFAQAVKVGDVIVGGKNFGCGSSREHAPLAIKSAGVQVVIAESFARIFYRNSLNIGLPILECPEAVQGIQAGDDVSVNLSTGEIQNITRGASYQARPFPPFMQELIKAGGLIPYVKGRKNNA
- the ilvC gene encoding ketol-acid reductoisomerase produces the protein MAKMYYDSDANLEVLAKKTIAIMGYGSQGHAHAQNLHDSGLDVIVGLREGSRRWKQAEEAGLKVMTVSQAAEKADVVMILLPDEKQAEVYDTQIKQYMTPGKALAFAHGFNIHFGQIIPSSDIDVFMIAPKGPGHMVRRTYEEGAGVPCLIAVHQDATGKAHDIGMAYAKGIGGTRGGVLQTTFKEETETDLFGEQAVLCGGVTELMKAGFETLVNAGYQPESAYFECLHEMKLIVDLINEGGFGWMRYSISDTAQYGDQMIGKRIITDETRKEMKKVLEEIQDGTFAKNWLMENKVGRPQFNAIARREQEHQLEKVGAEIRSMMPWLKKH
- the proC gene encoding pyrroline-5-carboxylate reductase, yielding MQAIGFIGAGNMAEAIIRGLRAVGISSEIRVTNRSNQEKLQKMAEQYMIIPSTLEKIVKESEIILLAVKPKDMLGVLKDLQKDLKSSQLLITVAAGIPLKTYEMNLPGIPVVRVMPNTSSYVLKSMTGLVQGSVVHENHKRMAEEIFQAVGKTLWITEDKLNPLMSISGSGPAYIYLFTETLIQAGVSSGLSEVDAEMLAKETLFGASQMLQESGKSPARLREEVTSPKGTTLAALTVFWEKDLQDIVTSAAKACQDRAEEMEREYQG
- the leuC gene encoding 3-isopropylmalate dehydratase large subunit, whose amino-acid sequence is MGMTITEKILADHAGLTEVVPGQLITGKLDLALANDITGPVAIQEFAKFETDKVWDPAKVALVPDHFTPNKDIASAELSKSLRVFAKNQKIVHYWEQGRVGIEHCLLPEQGVTLPGDVIIGADSHTCTYGALGAFATGVGSTDLAAGLATGEAWFRVPESIKFIFKGQNFQPWVGGKDLILYTIGKIGVDGARYKAMEFSGEGIAALSMDNRFTICNMAIEAGAKNGIIVADEKTLAYVKERAQRPFKVYESDPDAQYSEVFEFNVADIPLQVAFPHLPENSKAVEEARGIKIDQVVIGSCTNGRLEDLRIAAEILRGKSVHPDVRLIVIPGTQNIYKQAMKEGLIDIFIDAGAVVSTPTCGPCLGGYMGILAKGERALSTTNRNFVGRMGHPESEVYLSGPAVAAASAVKGEIVHPQEVA
- the proB gene encoding glutamate 5-kinase → MSRRIVIKIGSSSLNHPTGGLDDTAIENIVKVISEICTQGIECILVSSGAVAAGVGKLGLSSKPKDIAGKQAVASIGQGVLIEKYAQVLDNYDLVGAQVLLSRIDLADSSRYKNAQNTLEQLLKFKAIPIINENDTVAVEELCFGDNDRLSALVAGIVHADLLVIFTDVDGLYTSNPKTHPGARLIEKVEDITKVKGLAGGAGSKLGTGGMITKIKAAEIATRFGIGTYLVNSSRMKDLPAYFKGENLLGTYFVPTTHRLVGKKRWIAYGGLSEGSIIIDEGAVKALAKEGKSLLATGIIGVEGEWERKELIRIVNAKGMEIGRGLVELSSEEVICTQGKHSEEVLRLIPDLEGYEIVHRDNMTLMV
- a CDS encoding 2-isopropylmalate synthase; the encoded protein is MRQIDIFDTTLRDGEQSPGVALNPGEKVQIARQLAKLGVNVIEAGFPIASPGDFEAVKRIAEEVRQVSICALARTQAQDIERAWEAILKAESPRIHTFIATSPIHMQYKLKKSPDAVLEQAVAGVKLAKSKVADIEFSAEDASRSDVDFLGRVFSAAIKAGATVLNIPDTVGYATPDEFAQFLRAVMERTEGIEKVKVSVHCHNDLGLAVANSLVAVQAGVHQLEGAINGIGERAGNAAVEELAMALKTRRDQYQVETTINSKEIARTSQMVSRLTGMIVQPNKAIVGKNAFAHESGIHQDGVLKERSTYEIMSPDSIGLDMDTIVLGKHSGRHAVRERLTELGLEVDEARMDEVFKEFKLLAERKKEVTSADLFSLVDTHVHDVPEITLEYLQVSSGTQIVPTSTLGLNYKGQRFEDAACGDGPVDAAYKAIDKILGIDHKLLRYALQAIDGGEDAQGEVTISVQFNEHTVGGRGVSTDIIESSIKAYIQAVNRASERGWISIKIGGN
- the leuB gene encoding 3-isopropylmalate dehydrogenase — translated: MPKIAVLPGDGIGQEIIPEAVKVLKTVLANSPEDFEFKEYWVGGTAIDKCGKALPEETLKGCEEADAVLLGAVGGPKWDHLPAAERPETAALLGLRKGLEFYANIRPVKMLVSLIDSSTLKKEIVENVDMVVIRELTGGVYFGEKKRIDNPLSAYDMMSYSAPEIERIVRLAFEIAQNRRKKVCSVDKANVLETSRLWREIAIKVSKDFPEVELSHLYVDNAAMQLVRYPEQFDVIVTENMFGDILTDLASMLGGSIGMLSSASMNGKKGMYEPAHGSAPDIAGKNLANPLATILSAALMLRNTFGLEEEAQKIEAAVTKVLAQGYRTADLARPGDKRMGTKEMGDAVVAAL